Sequence from the Deltaproteobacteria bacterium genome:
GGCATTGAGGGATACTCGGAGCGCTCGAGGGCGATGACCCTTGCCTATGCCGCTTCCCGCGGGAAGAAACCGATCGTCGTGGACCTGCGCGCGGAGGGCGTGCCGATTCCCGAAGCGTCCAGGCGGGCGCGCAAGGAGGAGTGCTCCGTATGCGGCACGGTGAAGCGATATTTCTTCAACCGTATTGCGGCGGATAGTGGGTTCACTGCCGTCGCCACGGGGCACAACCTCGACGACGAGGCGGCGCGTCTTCTGGGAAACCTGCTGCACTGGGACGACGGCCACCTTTCCCGCCAGCATCCCCTGCTCCCCGAGTCGGAAGGCGGGCTCGTTCGGAAGGTAAAGCCCCTGTGGCGTGTGAGCGAGGTTGAAACGGCGTCTTACGGATTCCTGAAGGGTATCGATTTCGTGACCGAGGAATGCCCGATGAGCGAAGACGCTACCTCCCTCGTCTACAAGGAAGCCCTCTCCCTCATCGAAGAGGCGATGCCCGGCACCCGCCGCCGCTTCTACCAGGGCTTCCTCAAAAACAGGGACGTTCTTAAAAACTTCGTCGAAAACGGGAAAGACAAAAACGGGGACGTTCCTGAACTTTTTAACGTTCACTTGGGTTTTCCAAGAAAAAACCAGAGTCCGCCGGATCAAGAT
This genomic interval carries:
- a CDS encoding adenine nucleotide alpha hydrolase family protein, whose translation is MTLAYAASRGKKPIVVDLRAEGVPIPEASRRARKEECSVCGTVKRYFFNRIAADSGFTAVATGHNLDDEAARLLGNLLHWDDGHLSRQHPLLPESEGGLVRKVKPLWRVSEVETASYGFLKGIDFVTEECPMSEDATSLVYKEALSLIEEAMPGTRRRFYQGFLKNRDVLKNFVENGKDKNGDVPELFNVHLGFPRKNQSPPDQDIDGRSRKCITCGAPTYAETCSYCRLKETVAKARRRTEKKSG